One window of the Pseudomonas sihuiensis genome contains the following:
- a CDS encoding PepSY-associated TM helix domain-containing protein — protein sequence MRESTSFYNLAWRWHFYAGLFVIPFMILLSITGIIYLFKPQLDAWMYADLMQVPVAEQRLSADQQLAIVREAYPQATVSKYLPPAVQDRSAQFVINQGGQELNLFVDPYNGSLLGAQDALWNLQAVVRKLHGDLLIGTVGDRLIELAAGWGIVLVVSGLYLWWPRGSSGAGVLWPRLSAGGRLWWRDLHAVTGFWGSALLLFMLLTGMTWTGYWGAQFAGAWNHFPAAMWDDVPKSGQLTGSLNSSSQQTVAWAVEVTPLPASDPHAAHHGHAGHRAAAASTSLLQHVVDSAAERGVQPGYSISLPQGEQGVYTVALFADDPRNDATLHFDQYSGAVLADVRWQDYGPVAKTVETGVMLHEGKLFGLANQLLMAAVCLLIIFSYVSGLVLWWKRRPAGRFGVPPLRHDLPRWKTAIGVMIVLGVIFPLVGASLLLVFVLDWLLSRFRQLRPSTRPLA from the coding sequence ATGCGTGAGTCCACCTCGTTCTACAACCTGGCCTGGCGCTGGCACTTCTATGCCGGGCTGTTCGTCATCCCGTTCATGATCCTGCTGTCGATCACCGGGATCATCTACCTGTTCAAACCGCAGCTCGACGCCTGGATGTACGCCGACCTGATGCAGGTGCCGGTCGCCGAGCAGCGCCTCAGTGCCGATCAGCAACTGGCTATCGTCCGCGAAGCCTATCCGCAGGCGACGGTCAGCAAATACCTGCCGCCCGCTGTACAGGATCGCAGTGCGCAGTTCGTGATCAATCAGGGCGGCCAGGAGCTGAACCTGTTCGTCGATCCCTACAACGGCAGCCTTCTCGGCGCCCAGGACGCCCTGTGGAATCTGCAGGCGGTGGTGCGCAAGCTGCACGGTGATCTGCTGATCGGCACCGTTGGTGACCGGCTGATCGAACTGGCCGCTGGCTGGGGCATCGTGCTGGTGGTATCCGGCCTGTACCTTTGGTGGCCGCGCGGCAGCAGCGGGGCGGGTGTGTTGTGGCCACGTCTGAGCGCAGGGGGGCGCCTGTGGTGGCGCGACCTGCATGCGGTCACCGGCTTCTGGGGCAGCGCACTGCTGCTGTTCATGCTGCTCACCGGTATGACCTGGACGGGCTACTGGGGCGCGCAGTTCGCCGGTGCCTGGAATCATTTTCCCGCCGCGATGTGGGATGACGTGCCCAAGTCCGGGCAACTGACCGGCAGCCTCAACAGCAGCAGCCAGCAAACCGTGGCCTGGGCGGTGGAAGTCACGCCGCTGCCCGCGTCCGACCCGCATGCCGCGCATCACGGCCATGCCGGGCATCGGGCCGCAGCGGCCTCCACCAGCCTGCTGCAGCATGTGGTCGATAGCGCCGCCGAGCGCGGTGTCCAGCCTGGTTACAGCATCAGCCTGCCCCAGGGCGAGCAGGGCGTTTACACCGTCGCCCTGTTCGCCGACGATCCACGCAACGATGCCACGTTGCACTTCGATCAATACAGCGGTGCGGTACTCGCAGACGTGCGCTGGCAGGACTACGGCCCGGTGGCGAAAACCGTGGAAACCGGGGTGATGCTGCACGAAGGCAAGCTGTTCGGCCTGGCCAACCAACTGCTGATGGCGGCGGTCTGCCTGCTGATCATCTTCAGCTACGTCAGCGGCCTGGTGCTGTGGTGGAAACGCCGCCCGGCCGGACGCTTCGGTGTGCCGCCGCTGCGCCACGATCTGCCGCGCTGGAAGACCGCCATCGGCGTGATGATCGTGCTCGGTGTGATCTTCCCGCTGGTCGGCGCTTCGCTACTGCTGGTCTTCGTTCTTGACTGGCTACTCTCGCGCTTTCGCCAACTGCGGCCATCGACCCGGCCGCTGGCATGA
- a CDS encoding PepSY domain-containing protein → MKRQLYLWHRWLGIGLCLLMALWFVSGVVMLYVGYPKLTGSERLGHLPALPASCCAEVPAQWAQLPLRRLRLSSLGGQPFYLLELADGRRVTLNARSGEPLQRADEAWALAGARQYAGDVPLRYRGQFEEDVWTHSRALDAERPLHLVELGDAERTWLYLSGRTGEVVRDASLQERRWNWLGAWFHWLYPLRGGFGFDNGWRVLVIGLSLLGTAMAVLGMVVGLMRWRFRKPYRNGSRSPYSGGWWRWHHIGGLLFGVVLMAWIFSGLMSMRPWGTTDSRSRLDAALMQGGALRAADVSLSVSRALRRLRSELDVVEVEWRRLDGRTYLVARAATGESRMLHGETLLRQLPREQLLDTAHLMAPDVALQSEWLERFDTYYFARDAQSMYGSQNRPLPVLRVRFDDPEQTWVYLDPASGEMIARHDQRQRVGRWLFNLLHSWDWPPLLERPLLREALIIAFSLGGLVICLSGTVLGWRRLRRSGVPSRRSTLLRNEGRS, encoded by the coding sequence CTGAAACGCCAGCTGTACCTCTGGCATCGCTGGCTGGGTATCGGCCTGTGCCTGCTGATGGCGCTGTGGTTCGTCTCCGGGGTGGTGATGCTGTATGTCGGCTACCCCAAGCTGACCGGCAGTGAGCGCCTCGGGCATCTACCGGCACTGCCCGCGAGCTGCTGCGCCGAGGTGCCGGCGCAATGGGCACAGCTGCCGTTGCGGCGCCTGCGTCTGAGCAGTCTGGGCGGCCAGCCGTTCTATCTGCTGGAGTTGGCCGACGGGCGCCGCGTGACCCTGAATGCGCGTAGCGGTGAGCCGCTGCAACGTGCCGACGAAGCCTGGGCGCTGGCTGGCGCTCGGCAATATGCCGGCGATGTGCCGCTGCGCTATCGCGGCCAGTTCGAGGAGGACGTCTGGACGCATTCGCGTGCGCTGGATGCCGAGCGCCCGTTGCATCTGGTCGAGCTGGGCGATGCCGAGCGTACCTGGCTCTACCTGTCGGGCAGAACTGGCGAAGTGGTGCGTGACGCCAGCCTGCAGGAGCGGCGCTGGAACTGGCTGGGTGCCTGGTTCCACTGGCTCTATCCGCTACGCGGTGGCTTCGGTTTCGACAATGGCTGGCGCGTACTGGTGATCGGTTTGTCCCTGCTGGGCACGGCCATGGCCGTGCTGGGCATGGTGGTTGGCCTGATGCGTTGGCGCTTTCGCAAACCCTATCGCAACGGCTCCCGCAGCCCTTACTCCGGCGGCTGGTGGCGTTGGCACCATATCGGCGGCCTGCTGTTCGGCGTTGTGCTGATGGCGTGGATCTTCAGTGGCCTGATGTCCATGCGGCCCTGGGGCACCACCGACAGCCGTTCACGCCTCGACGCTGCGTTGATGCAGGGCGGCGCGCTACGGGCAGCGGACGTTTCGCTCTCGGTTAGCCGCGCACTGCGACGGCTGCGCTCGGAGCTGGATGTAGTCGAGGTGGAATGGCGTCGCCTCGATGGCCGCACCTATCTGGTGGCACGAGCTGCGACCGGCGAGAGCCGCATGCTGCACGGCGAGACCTTGCTGCGTCAGCTGCCCCGCGAACAACTGCTCGATACGGCCCACCTCATGGCGCCGGATGTGGCACTGCAAAGCGAGTGGCTGGAGCGCTTCGATACCTACTACTTCGCCCGCGATGCGCAAAGCATGTACGGCTCGCAGAACCGACCGCTGCCGGTGCTGCGGGTGCGCTTCGATGACCCGGAGCAGACCTGGGTCTACCTCGACCCGGCCAGCGGCGAGATGATCGCGCGGCATGACCAGCGCCAGCGCGTCGGCCGCTGGCTGTTCAACCTGCTGCATAGCTGGGACTGGCCGCCGCTGCTGGAACGCCCGCTGCTGCGCGAAGCTCTGATCATCGCCTTCAGCCTTGGCGGTCTGGTGATCTGCCTCAGCGGCACAGTGTTGGGATGGCGACGTTTGCGTCGCTCAGGAGTACCGAGCCGCAGAAGCACGCTCCTGCGAAACGAAGGAAGGTCGTAG
- a CDS encoding TonB-dependent receptor, with translation MFRMTTLALLACSTSLAWAQDDALTLPASTVSAVAAEPDEATGINLDKTIESGSRLNLSARENPASVSVADRATMERLGVRNFQDAANALPGVNASAPPGWGGYVAYRGFNGAQIGQLFNGINLQYGGSARPVGAWIYDRVELLGGPSSFLNGSGAVGGSLNYITKLASRDKDSLEGRVSYSRYDTWETAIGVNQALNEGDGPRHYARLDYSRTHTNGYIDRQENQAGNLAFSLLSDINDQLSHTLAIEYLEEQEDSPYWGSPVLQPLSGKLRIDKHNRFNNYNVEDGRYEQRTRWLRSITDYRLDDATQLRNTFYHYKGQRDYRNLERYRYNAANTEVTRSAAYRQRHDQEVNGDRFELTHAGDLFGLASDWAFGLEYSRNQQTNYPLSISANFDTVDPNGFDPGEFLDIPGMDAPRTKGRSTWTDTASAFVENRTRLTDRLALISALRYDHIDFEVVEHVTRVELDRRWDAFTGRVGLVYDLTDAVSLYTQYSTSAEPPGGTLTSASVAQVADFDLSTGRQIEVGSKFDFLDGRGSATAAAYRIVRKNISVPSSSVPNTTEQAGQQTSTGVELAASFKITPQLLAAGNFAWVRAEYDEFNENVGGVAVSRKGKNPVNIPERVANLWLTYDVAPDWQVGADARYVSSVYANTANTMWVPSYTVYGLFLKHDLDTHTELSARLRNLTDETYARFIHQSNTQYYLGEPRSLEVAVQWRY, from the coding sequence ATGTTTCGTATGACCACCCTGGCGCTGCTCGCCTGCAGCACCTCCCTTGCCTGGGCGCAAGATGACGCCTTGACGCTGCCTGCCAGCACCGTATCTGCCGTTGCTGCAGAGCCTGACGAGGCTACTGGCATCAACCTGGACAAAACCATCGAGAGTGGCTCGCGCCTCAACCTCAGCGCTCGTGAAAATCCGGCCTCGGTCAGCGTGGCGGATCGGGCGACCATGGAGCGTCTGGGCGTACGCAACTTTCAGGATGCTGCCAATGCCTTGCCCGGCGTGAACGCCTCGGCACCACCCGGCTGGGGCGGCTACGTGGCCTATCGAGGTTTCAATGGCGCACAGATCGGCCAACTGTTCAATGGCATCAACCTGCAATACGGCGGTTCGGCGCGTCCTGTTGGCGCCTGGATCTATGATCGCGTCGAACTGCTGGGCGGGCCGTCGTCCTTCCTCAATGGCAGTGGCGCGGTTGGCGGCAGCCTGAACTACATCACCAAGCTCGCCAGCCGCGATAAGGACAGCTTGGAAGGGCGCGTCAGCTACTCGCGCTACGACACCTGGGAAACCGCCATCGGCGTCAATCAGGCGCTCAATGAGGGCGACGGTCCGCGGCATTACGCGCGCCTGGATTACAGCCGCACTCACACCAACGGTTATATCGACCGCCAGGAAAACCAGGCCGGCAACCTGGCCTTCTCCCTGCTCAGCGACATCAACGACCAGCTCTCCCACACCCTGGCCATCGAGTACCTGGAGGAGCAGGAAGACAGCCCGTACTGGGGCTCGCCGGTGTTGCAGCCACTGAGTGGCAAGCTGCGTATCGACAAGCACAACCGCTTCAACAACTACAACGTCGAGGACGGCCGCTACGAGCAACGCACCCGCTGGCTGCGCTCGATTACCGACTACCGCCTCGATGACGCCACCCAGCTGCGCAACACCTTCTACCACTACAAGGGCCAGCGCGATTACCGCAACCTCGAGCGTTATCGCTACAACGCCGCCAATACCGAGGTGACCCGTTCTGCTGCTTACCGTCAGCGCCATGATCAGGAGGTCAATGGCGACCGCTTCGAGCTGACCCATGCCGGCGATCTGTTCGGTCTGGCCAGCGACTGGGCCTTCGGTCTGGAGTACAGCCGCAACCAGCAGACCAACTACCCGCTGTCGATCTCGGCGAACTTCGACACGGTAGACCCCAACGGTTTCGATCCAGGCGAGTTTCTCGACATCCCCGGCATGGACGCCCCGCGTACAAAGGGTCGCAGCACCTGGACCGATACCGCCTCGGCCTTCGTCGAGAACCGTACCCGGCTGACCGATCGCCTGGCGCTGATCAGCGCGCTGCGCTACGACCATATCGACTTCGAGGTGGTCGAACATGTAACCCGCGTCGAGCTGGATCGCCGCTGGGATGCCTTCACCGGACGCGTCGGTCTGGTCTATGACCTCACCGATGCCGTCAGCCTCTACACCCAATACAGCACCTCGGCCGAACCGCCAGGCGGCACCCTGACCAGCGCCTCGGTCGCCCAGGTCGCCGATTTCGACCTGAGCACCGGCCGCCAGATCGAGGTGGGCAGCAAGTTCGACTTCCTCGATGGTCGCGGCTCGGCGACGGCGGCGGCGTACCGCATCGTGCGCAAGAACATCTCGGTGCCGTCTTCCAGTGTGCCGAACACCACCGAGCAGGCCGGGCAGCAGACCTCCACCGGTGTCGAATTGGCCGCCTCGTTCAAGATCACCCCGCAGTTGCTCGCCGCCGGTAACTTCGCCTGGGTACGTGCCGAATACGACGAGTTCAACGAAAACGTCGGCGGTGTGGCGGTATCGCGCAAGGGCAAGAACCCGGTGAACATCCCCGAGCGCGTGGCCAACCTCTGGTTGACCTACGACGTTGCACCGGACTGGCAGGTGGGGGCCGATGCGCGTTATGTCTCCTCGGTCTATGCCAACACCGCCAACACCATGTGGGTGCCGTCGTACACCGTCTACGGGTTGTTCCTCAAGCACGACCTGGATACTCACACCGAGCTCAGCGCGCGGTTGCGCAACCTCACCGACGAGACCTACGCCCGCTTCATCCACCAGAGCAACACCCAGTACTACCTGGGCGAGCCGCGCAGCCTGGAAGTGGCTGTGCAATGGCGTTACTGA
- a CDS encoding DUF2946 domain-containing protein, whose amino-acid sequence MKLARNDRSLTAWVLYFSILFSAFVCAISHGQMAGMQLSGLDGQYCSFDGNFGAGADLDGSGIVAPNPATGTGCALASLFSALILAAFFGLLGLLVAERVRPLAALHIPRLTRYRWPPANPRASPFLLPAL is encoded by the coding sequence ATGAAACTGGCCCGCAATGACCGCTCACTGACCGCTTGGGTGCTGTACTTCAGCATCCTGTTCAGTGCGTTCGTCTGCGCGATCAGCCACGGCCAGATGGCCGGCATGCAGCTCAGCGGTCTGGATGGCCAGTACTGCTCGTTCGATGGCAACTTCGGCGCCGGCGCCGACCTCGACGGCTCCGGCATCGTTGCGCCCAACCCGGCTACCGGTACGGGCTGCGCCTTGGCCAGTTTGTTCAGTGCGCTCATCCTGGCGGCATTCTTCGGGCTGCTCGGCCTGCTCGTGGCCGAACGTGTGCGTCCGCTGGCGGCCCTGCATATTCCCCGTCTTACCCGCTATCGCTGGCCTCCCGCCAATCCCCGCGCTTCTCCCTTCCTGCTTCCTGCGCTCTGA
- a CDS encoding LysR family transcriptional regulator, with amino-acid sequence MLRFDDLQLFVRTAETGSLSAAARLLDVSPAVASAALKRLEQQLQVRLLARSTRSLRLTPEGELYLVHARLALQSLEEGRQQLVGSQEGICGVLQLSAPSDLGRNTLLPWLDAFQDEHPQLQLRLLLADRVTDLFREPVDIALRYGAPEDSSLVALPVAPDNRRVLCASPSYIAQHGSPQSVEELHQHNCLLYMLHGRAYDRWHFQDGKREVLMNVAGDRVCDDADVTRRWAVAGRGVVYKSWLDVAEDVREGRLQVLLPNWLGEPTPLYLVCAHRAQLSKAVHLLREFVQLRCQRLLDAAPWR; translated from the coding sequence ATGCTTCGCTTCGACGACCTGCAACTCTTCGTGCGTACCGCCGAAACCGGCAGCCTGTCCGCTGCGGCGCGGCTGCTGGATGTTTCGCCAGCTGTGGCCAGCGCCGCCCTCAAGCGTCTGGAGCAGCAGCTGCAGGTGCGCCTGCTGGCGCGTTCGACGCGCAGCCTGCGCCTGACGCCCGAGGGCGAGCTGTATCTGGTGCATGCCCGGCTGGCGCTGCAGAGCCTCGAGGAAGGGCGCCAGCAACTGGTCGGCAGCCAGGAGGGGATTTGCGGCGTATTGCAGCTGTCGGCGCCGTCGGATCTGGGGCGCAATACGTTGTTGCCCTGGCTCGACGCGTTCCAGGACGAGCATCCGCAACTGCAGCTGCGCCTGCTGCTGGCAGATCGGGTGACCGATCTGTTTCGTGAGCCGGTGGACATCGCCCTGCGTTACGGCGCCCCGGAGGATTCCAGCCTGGTGGCGCTGCCGGTGGCACCGGATAATCGTCGAGTGCTCTGCGCTTCGCCTTCCTATATCGCCCAGCACGGTTCGCCGCAGAGCGTGGAGGAATTGCATCAGCACAACTGCCTGCTCTATATGCTGCATGGCCGAGCCTATGATCGTTGGCACTTTCAGGATGGCAAGCGCGAGGTACTGATGAACGTCGCGGGTGACCGCGTCTGCGACGATGCCGATGTCACTCGGCGCTGGGCCGTGGCCGGGCGGGGTGTGGTGTACAAGTCCTGGCTGGATGTCGCCGAAGACGTGCGCGAAGGGCGCCTGCAGGTGCTGCTGCCGAACTGGCTGGGCGAGCCGACGCCCCTGTATCTGGTGTGCGCGCACCGTGCTCAGCTGAGCAAGGCGGTGCATCTGCTGCGCGAATTCGTGCAACTGCGCTGCCAGCGTTTGCTGGACGCTGCGCCATGGCGTTAG
- a CDS encoding putative quinol monooxygenase, whose protein sequence is MTTALTLIATINALPGHAEAVAAGLQRLVTATCAEPGCLQYALHRNKEDSHQFVMIEQWRDAEALDQHRAAPHFVHFTNTFGERLAGIDLLPLQPLT, encoded by the coding sequence ATGACCACCGCTCTCACACTGATCGCCACCATCAATGCCCTGCCAGGACATGCCGAGGCAGTGGCCGCGGGCCTGCAACGTCTGGTCACGGCCACTTGCGCCGAGCCAGGCTGCCTGCAGTACGCACTGCACCGCAACAAGGAGGACTCGCACCAGTTCGTGATGATCGAACAATGGCGCGACGCCGAGGCACTGGACCAGCACCGCGCAGCGCCTCACTTTGTACATTTCACCAACACATTCGGCGAGCGGCTTGCGGGCATCGATCTGCTCCCCCTGCAACCCCTTACCTGA